One region of Candidatus Peribacteraceae bacterium genomic DNA includes:
- the rplB gene encoding 50S ribosomal protein L2, whose translation MPLKKPKATTPGRRQMTIADFSGLSKRGPEKSLVAGKNRICGRDSRGRVAIRHRGGGHKRLYRFVDFKQIDHRGVPGKVMALEYDPNRSARVALVYYVSGSKSYILAPEGLQVGDTVVTGSRTKVKTGNRMELQHIPVGYRVHNLEMQIGRGGQVVRSAGTAATLLGFDGDYALIQLPSSEIRKVRKECYASIGVVSNPEHNLITWGKAGRLRWKGRRPTVLGKSMNAVDHPHGGGEGHSPIGLKHPKTPWGKPALGVKTRRVRKPSPLIIRRRLRKKKK comes from the coding sequence ATGCCTCTCAAGAAGCCCAAAGCAACGACTCCCGGACGACGTCAGATGACGATCGCCGACTTCAGCGGCCTCAGCAAACGGGGGCCGGAGAAGAGCCTCGTCGCCGGCAAGAACCGCATCTGCGGCCGCGACAGCAGGGGGAGGGTGGCCATCCGCCACCGCGGAGGCGGGCACAAGAGGCTGTACCGCTTCGTGGATTTCAAGCAGATCGACCACCGCGGCGTGCCGGGAAAGGTGATGGCGCTGGAGTACGATCCCAACCGCTCCGCCCGCGTGGCCTTGGTCTACTACGTCAGCGGCTCCAAGTCCTACATCCTGGCGCCGGAAGGCCTGCAGGTGGGCGATACGGTGGTCACGGGTTCGCGCACCAAGGTGAAGACGGGCAACCGCATGGAACTGCAGCACATCCCGGTGGGGTACCGCGTGCACAATCTGGAGATGCAGATCGGGCGCGGCGGGCAGGTGGTCCGCTCCGCCGGCACGGCAGCCACCCTGCTCGGGTTCGACGGGGACTATGCCCTCATCCAACTGCCGTCGAGCGAGATCCGCAAGGTGCGCAAGGAGTGCTACGCGTCTATCGGCGTGGTGAGCAACCCGGAACATAACCTCATCACGTGGGGCAAGGCCGGCCGTCTCCGCTGGAAGGGCCGACGTCCCACGGTGCTCGGCAAGTCCATGAACGCGGTGGATCACCCGCATGGGGGAGGGGAGGGGCACAGCCCCATCGGCCTCAAACATCCCAAGACTCCCTGGGGCAAGCCCGCCTTGGGCGTGAAGACCCGGCGCGTGAGGAAGCCTTCACCATTGATTATCCGTAGACGCTTACGTAAGAAGAAGAAATGA
- a CDS encoding 50S ribosomal protein L23 yields MDLSHVILGPVVTEKSERLKAAGPRHTHTLLVHQDANKIDVKNAMQRYYDVSVESVRMIKTKAKTRKLGDGRVMEKRHAAKKALVTLSAKSKTLDLSTFGSAA; encoded by the coding sequence ATGGACCTCTCCCACGTCATCCTCGGCCCCGTCGTCACGGAGAAATCGGAACGCCTCAAGGCGGCCGGACCGCGCCACACGCATACGCTCCTGGTGCACCAGGATGCCAACAAAATCGATGTGAAGAACGCCATGCAGCGTTACTATGACGTGTCCGTGGAGAGCGTGCGCATGATCAAGACCAAAGCGAAAACCCGCAAACTCGGCGACGGGCGCGTGATGGAGAAGCGTCATGCCGCCAAGAAAGCGCTCGTCACCCTCTCCGCCAAGAGCAAGACGCTCGATCTCTCCACCTTCGGTTCAGCCGCATAA
- the rpsS gene encoding 30S ribosomal protein S19, whose protein sequence is MSRSLKKGPYVDPKLFRKVMKMVEAQEKRIVKTWARDCDIPPEFVGFTFAVHNGKDFIPVYITEQMVGHKLGEFSWTTKFKGHGGKAATTVAPVPGTPAPAAPAPAK, encoded by the coding sequence ATGTCCCGCTCACTCAAAAAAGGCCCCTACGTTGATCCCAAGCTCTTCCGCAAGGTGATGAAGATGGTCGAAGCGCAGGAGAAACGGATCGTGAAGACCTGGGCGCGGGACTGCGACATCCCCCCCGAGTTCGTAGGATTCACCTTCGCGGTCCATAACGGCAAGGACTTCATTCCCGTGTACATCACGGAGCAGATGGTGGGGCACAAGCTGGGGGAGTTTTCCTGGACCACAAAATTCAAAGGCCACGGCGGCAAGGCTGCCACCACCGTCGCTCCCGTCCCCGGCACACCGGCTCCCGCCGCCCCCGCTCCCGCCAAATAA
- the rplC gene encoding 50S ribosomal protein L3 — protein sequence MQGLIAKKVGMSRVFLPSGEAVPVTYLKVDPNVIVRTKTKEKDGYEAVVLGVGAKPWKSRKGKANVRYSVQKEWKVETLEGLEAGKTLTAEILPENTVVTISGTSKGKGFQGVMRRHHFSGGPGGHGSHFKREPGSIGMRTQPGRVLKGHPMAGHMGLENVTVKHRAIVAADLPNGMIAVKGPVPGPNGATVFVTKESSPEAKA from the coding sequence ATGCAAGGCCTCATCGCCAAAAAAGTCGGCATGTCGCGCGTCTTCCTCCCCAGCGGGGAGGCTGTTCCCGTGACGTACCTCAAAGTGGATCCCAACGTGATCGTGCGCACCAAGACCAAGGAGAAGGACGGGTACGAGGCGGTGGTGCTGGGCGTGGGCGCCAAGCCGTGGAAGAGCCGCAAGGGCAAGGCGAACGTGCGCTACAGCGTGCAGAAGGAATGGAAAGTGGAAACGCTGGAGGGGCTGGAGGCGGGCAAGACGCTTACGGCCGAGATCCTGCCCGAGAACACCGTCGTCACCATTTCGGGGACGTCCAAGGGGAAGGGATTCCAGGGCGTGATGCGCCGGCACCACTTCTCCGGGGGTCCCGGAGGCCACGGATCGCACTTCAAGCGCGAACCGGGGTCCATCGGCATGCGCACCCAGCCGGGCCGCGTGCTCAAGGGGCACCCCATGGCGGGGCATATGGGGCTGGAGAACGTCACCGTCAAGCATCGCGCCATCGTCGCCGCCGACCTCCCCAACGGCATGATCGCCGTCAAGGGTCCCGTTCCCGGGCCCAACGGCGCAACCGTCTTCGTCACCAAGGAATCTTCCCCCGAGGCCAAAGCCTGA
- the rplD gene encoding 50S ribosomal protein L4, translating to MNVDVYSATGQKTGTMELPAELFAAPVNRGLMHQAMVMQRSNARSPIAHAKSRSEVVGSTRKVYGQKHTGRARRGPIRSPVMRGGGKAFGPKKERNFTKEMPKSMRRAALCACLSFQAKRGAVIGLEAYPETIKTKEAMHLLGKLPVEQGRRTLIVTAAPHKALTLSTRNIPGVKTLLAAYLNPLDILTARHVIFMKGAVEKAVEVFVRRNVRVKVESASEEKNQKMQKKQKSQRSAEKKASSSKTTKTSSASSASSATSASSASSASSK from the coding sequence ATGAACGTCGATGTGTACTCCGCCACCGGCCAGAAGACGGGAACCATGGAGCTTCCCGCGGAGCTGTTTGCAGCCCCGGTGAACAGAGGGCTCATGCACCAGGCGATGGTGATGCAGCGCAGCAACGCGCGTTCCCCCATCGCCCATGCCAAGAGCAGAAGCGAGGTGGTGGGTTCCACACGCAAGGTCTACGGACAGAAGCACACGGGACGCGCCCGCCGCGGTCCCATCCGCAGCCCCGTGATGCGCGGCGGCGGCAAGGCGTTCGGACCCAAGAAGGAGCGGAACTTCACGAAGGAAATGCCCAAGTCCATGCGCCGCGCCGCATTGTGCGCGTGCCTCTCCTTCCAGGCGAAGCGCGGGGCGGTGATCGGCTTGGAGGCGTACCCCGAGACCATCAAGACCAAAGAGGCCATGCACCTCCTGGGCAAGCTGCCCGTGGAGCAAGGCCGCCGCACCCTCATCGTCACGGCCGCGCCGCACAAGGCTCTCACCCTCTCCACGCGCAACATCCCGGGCGTCAAAACGCTCCTCGCCGCGTATCTCAATCCCCTCGACATCCTCACCGCCCGCCATGTGATCTTCATGAAGGGGGCGGTGGAGAAGGCGGTGGAGGTGTTCGTTCGCCGGAATGTGCGGGTGAAGGTGGAGAGTGCTTCTGAGGAGAAGAATCAGAAGATGCAGAAGAAGCAGAAGAGCCAGAGGAGTGCGGAAAAGAAAGCTTCTTCCAGCAAGACGACCAAGACGTCGTCTGCATCTTCTGCTTCCTCTGCTACCTCTGCTTCCTCTGCATCTTCTGCATCCTCCAAATAA
- the rplV gene encoding 50S ribosomal protein L22 codes for MKAYLRSVRIAPKKANLIARMVRGMPVPAAVIALQHTNKKAARIVEKLLLSAMANASHNEKQDPEQMVIASIVVNQGQAYRRGMPKARGQTRPFRKFLSHIELVLGYPSEGKSPRIPKSPRKDKNEGSASQDAKKPVKQVRSAKEKKNTKSSDSSISSVSSASSAS; via the coding sequence ATGAAAGCCTACCTCCGTTCCGTCCGCATCGCGCCTAAGAAAGCCAACCTCATTGCGAGGATGGTCCGCGGCATGCCGGTGCCCGCGGCGGTCATCGCGCTGCAGCACACCAACAAGAAGGCGGCGCGCATCGTGGAGAAGCTGCTCCTCTCGGCCATGGCCAACGCTTCCCACAACGAGAAGCAGGACCCGGAGCAGATGGTCATCGCGTCCATCGTGGTGAACCAAGGCCAGGCGTACCGACGCGGCATGCCCAAGGCGCGCGGACAGACACGGCCTTTCCGCAAGTTCCTCTCCCACATCGAGTTGGTGCTGGGGTATCCCTCCGAAGGGAAGAGTCCGAGGATTCCGAAGAGTCCGAGGAAGGATAAGAACGAAGGATCTGCTTCACAGGATGCCAAGAAACCTGTAAAACAGGTACGTTCTGCAAAGGAGAAGAAGAACACCAAATCCTCTGATTCCTCTATATCTTCTGTTTCCTCTGCATCTTCTGCTTCCTGA